A portion of the uncultured Cohaesibacter sp. genome contains these proteins:
- a CDS encoding S24 family peptidase, which translates to MSPKFEPGDLVFVDPDRRIDIGDVVIIQTKNFNKFSDDPIQAYIKFFKGVTDKKLLARQLNPAVDIEYIRKTDKGNQEIVYAYHRVLSVRELFWCLSFTSL; encoded by the coding sequence ATGTCACCCAAATTCGAGCCCGGCGATCTGGTTTTTGTGGATCCGGACAGGCGCATCGACATCGGCGATGTGGTCATCATTCAGACCAAGAATTTCAACAAATTCTCAGACGATCCCATTCAGGCATACATCAAGTTTTTCAAAGGCGTGACCGACAAGAAGCTATTGGCGCGGCAGCTCAACCCTGCTGTGGATATCGAGTATATCCGCAAAACCGACAAGGGTAATCAGGAAATTGTCTATGCGTACCACCGGGTTTTAAGTGTGCGTGAGCTGTTTTGGTGTCTGAGTTTCACGTCACTTTAG